From Deltaproteobacteria bacterium, the proteins below share one genomic window:
- a CDS encoding serine kinase, with protein MKISALVEALGLTVHCGNDQLDREVTGGYVGDLLSDVIANSRGGDVWITRQGHQNIVAVAVLKEHACVILTLGQEPEKDTLDKASKEGIPILVTNQNGFVTAGKIYHLLGK; from the coding sequence ATGAAAATATCAGCGCTTGTGGAGGCATTGGGTCTCACGGTTCATTGCGGTAACGACCAGCTCGACAGGGAGGTGACGGGCGGTTACGTCGGTGACCTCCTGAGTGACGTCATTGCGAACAGCAGGGGTGGTGATGTCTGGATCACCCGTCAGGGGCATCAGAATATCGTCGCCGTCGCGGTGCTGAAAGAGCATGCCTGCGTGATTCTCACCCTCGGTCAGGAACCGGAAAAGGACACCCTCGATAAGGCGTCAAAGGAAGGAATCCCCATACTGGTGACGAACCAGAACGGATTTGTGACCGCGGGAAAGATATACCATCTCCTCGGGAAATAA
- a CDS encoding FAD-dependent oxidoreductase produces MKVFRSHILICGGTGCRATGSMGVKQALAAEFAKQKLADEIRIVETGCNGFCAMGPIMVVYPEGIIYMMVTPADIPELVEEHFLKGRPLERLMYKEPSTEIRIPEMHEIPFFAHQELRVLRNKGLIDPEVIDEYIARDGYAGMAKALTEMTPEEIVQEVLDSGLRGRGGAGFPTGLKWRFASQSKGDVKYVLCNADEGDPGAFMDRSVLEADPHAVLEGMVIAARAIGSRKGYIYCRAEYPLALRRLDIAIKQAKEYGLLGENILDTGFSFDLEVYQGAGAFVCGEETALMTSIEGKRGMPRPRPPFPAVAGLWQKPSILNNVETFANVAQIILRGSGWFSNVGNQTSKGTKVFALTGDVNNVGLVEVPMGTSLGTIVYDIGGGIPDGKKFKAAQLGGPSGGCIPVEHLNAPVDYEHVVELGAIMGSGGLIVMNEDKCAVDMARFFMDFCQDESCGKCSPCREGTKRMLEILTNICEGRGQEGDIELLEELAAVIKDSALCGLGQTAPNPVLSTIRYFRDEYEAHIKDKYCAAGVCSALFKSPCQNACPISMDVPSYLALVRAGRFDDAYKVLLRTNPFPSVCGRVCDHQCQSKCRRGTLDEPLAIKFIKRFITDNAVRPAVEAPAVTQKEKIAVVGSGPAGLTAAKDLALRGYAVIVYEELPEPGGMLRYGIPSYRLPRNILKGEIDDIRSLGVDIICNTRVGRDIPFETITNDFDYIYLAPGAHKSQRMGVDGEDLPGVFGGVEFLRDYNINENAWLTGEKSLGSRVAVIGGGNSAIDAARVATRLGADVTILYRRTREDMPAAEEEIFAAEHEGIKIEYFVAPLKIVESDGKVSGIACQRMKPGDFDRSGRRRPVPIEGSEFTLSVDAVIAAIGQAPDVSFVPGESGISINRWECFDLAQDMKAKTTNDAFFAGGDAVTGPWTVVGAIAAGHKAAEEMDTWIREKNGEAPYVAPEEEKIDIPFEIDEESEERPQAAMPELEAALRKTNFDEVELGYSIEEAIKEASRCLRCDAEI; encoded by the coding sequence ATGAAAGTTTTTCGGTCACATATACTGATCTGCGGGGGCACCGGCTGCCGCGCGACGGGAAGCATGGGTGTAAAACAGGCGCTGGCGGCGGAATTTGCCAAGCAGAAGCTTGCTGATGAGATACGCATCGTGGAAACGGGGTGCAACGGCTTTTGCGCCATGGGCCCCATCATGGTGGTCTACCCCGAGGGCATCATTTATATGATGGTTACGCCCGCGGATATACCCGAGTTGGTCGAAGAGCATTTTCTGAAGGGGCGGCCGCTGGAACGGCTCATGTACAAGGAGCCCTCCACTGAAATACGAATCCCCGAGATGCATGAAATTCCCTTTTTCGCCCACCAGGAATTGAGGGTTCTGAGGAACAAGGGTCTTATCGACCCCGAGGTCATCGACGAATACATCGCCCGCGACGGCTATGCGGGTATGGCCAAGGCCCTGACGGAAATGACACCGGAAGAGATCGTGCAGGAAGTCCTCGACTCGGGGCTTCGCGGCAGGGGTGGCGCGGGTTTCCCGACGGGGCTGAAGTGGCGGTTCGCCTCGCAGTCAAAGGGTGATGTAAAATACGTCCTCTGTAACGCCGACGAGGGAGACCCGGGGGCGTTCATGGACAGAAGCGTTCTGGAAGCCGACCCGCATGCGGTCCTTGAAGGGATGGTCATCGCCGCCCGGGCGATCGGCTCGCGCAAGGGCTACATTTACTGCCGTGCGGAATACCCCCTGGCACTCCGTCGTCTCGATATTGCCATCAAGCAGGCGAAAGAGTACGGGCTTCTCGGCGAGAACATTCTCGATACCGGATTCAGTTTTGACCTTGAAGTGTATCAGGGAGCCGGCGCCTTTGTCTGCGGAGAGGAAACGGCACTGATGACCTCTATCGAGGGGAAACGGGGGATGCCGCGACCGCGGCCGCCGTTCCCCGCCGTTGCGGGTCTCTGGCAGAAACCGAGCATCCTGAACAACGTGGAAACCTTCGCCAATGTGGCACAGATCATACTCCGCGGCAGCGGATGGTTCTCAAACGTGGGCAATCAGACCAGCAAGGGGACCAAGGTCTTCGCCCTGACCGGTGATGTAAACAATGTAGGGCTTGTTGAAGTTCCCATGGGAACCTCGCTCGGGACGATCGTCTATGATATTGGCGGCGGGATCCCCGACGGCAAGAAGTTCAAGGCGGCCCAGCTGGGCGGCCCTTCCGGCGGATGCATCCCCGTGGAACACCTCAACGCCCCGGTGGACTACGAGCATGTGGTGGAACTCGGTGCCATCATGGGTTCCGGCGGTCTCATCGTCATGAACGAAGACAAGTGCGCCGTCGACATGGCCCGGTTCTTCATGGACTTCTGCCAGGATGAATCCTGCGGAAAGTGCTCACCCTGCCGGGAAGGAACGAAACGGATGCTCGAGATACTGACCAATATCTGCGAAGGACGCGGCCAGGAGGGAGATATCGAATTGCTGGAAGAACTGGCGGCCGTCATCAAGGACTCCGCCCTCTGCGGGCTCGGGCAGACAGCTCCGAACCCCGTACTCAGCACGATCCGTTACTTCCGTGATGAATATGAAGCGCATATTAAGGACAAGTACTGCGCCGCCGGCGTGTGCTCCGCCCTCTTCAAATCACCTTGTCAGAACGCCTGTCCCATCAGTATGGATGTTCCTTCCTATCTCGCGCTGGTCCGGGCGGGCCGCTTTGATGATGCGTACAAGGTCCTTCTCCGAACAAACCCCTTCCCCTCTGTCTGCGGAAGGGTCTGCGACCACCAGTGCCAGTCAAAATGCCGCCGGGGCACGCTGGACGAACCGCTGGCGATCAAATTCATCAAACGGTTCATCACGGATAACGCCGTCCGTCCGGCCGTGGAGGCCCCCGCGGTGACACAGAAGGAAAAGATCGCCGTTGTCGGTTCCGGGCCGGCCGGTCTCACGGCCGCGAAGGATCTGGCCCTGAGAGGGTACGCGGTCATCGTCTACGAAGAGCTTCCCGAACCGGGCGGCATGCTGCGGTACGGCATCCCCTCCTACCGTCTTCCCCGGAACATCCTGAAGGGAGAAATAGACGATATCAGGTCTCTCGGGGTTGATATCATCTGCAACACCCGGGTGGGAAGAGATATTCCCTTCGAGACGATCACCAATGACTTCGACTATATCTATCTCGCGCCGGGAGCACACAAAAGCCAGAGAATGGGTGTTGACGGCGAAGACCTCCCGGGCGTCTTCGGCGGTGTGGAATTCCTGAGGGATTACAATATCAACGAGAACGCCTGGCTGACGGGTGAAAAATCTCTCGGTTCGCGTGTGGCCGTCATCGGCGGCGGAAATTCGGCCATTGACGCGGCCCGTGTTGCGACACGTCTGGGCGCTGATGTAACGATCCTCTACCGCAGGACCCGCGAAGACATGCCCGCTGCAGAGGAAGAAATTTTCGCCGCCGAGCATGAAGGCATCAAGATCGAATACTTCGTGGCACCGCTCAAGATCGTCGAATCCGATGGAAAGGTCAGTGGCATCGCCTGCCAGCGCATGAAGCCCGGCGATTTTGACCGGAGCGGCAGAAGGCGTCCCGTTCCCATCGAGGGCTCGGAATTCACTCTCAGCGTCGATGCCGTCATCGCCGCCATCGGGCAGGCACCCGATGTCTCGTTCGTTCCCGGAGAAAGCGGTATTTCCATCAATCGCTGGGAGTGTTTCGACCTGGCACAGGATATGAAGGCCAAAACAACGAACGATGCGTTCTTTGCCGGCGGCGACGCCGTCACGGGTCCCTGGACGGTGGTAGGGGCCATTGCGGCGGGTCACAAGGCGGCCGAGGAAATGGATACCTGGATCCGTGAGAAGAACGGTGAGGCTCCCTACGTGGCACCGGAAGAAGAAAAGATCGACATACCCTTTGAGATAGACGAGGAATCGGAAGAGCGGCCGCAGGCAGCAATGCCGGAACTGGAAGCCGCACTCAGAAAGACCAATTTCGACGAGGTAGAACTGGGATACAGCATCGAAGAAGCGATCAAGGAGGCTTCGCGGTGTCTGCGTTGCGACGCGGAAATATAA
- a CDS encoding pyridoxamine 5'-phosphate oxidase family protein produces the protein MERFTEFTDSDMKAFEPEAKVGLIATVNQEGLPHITLITAIQARGPKELIWGQFSEGLSKKHVLNNPRTAFLIMTLDKSLWRGTALWREKRKEGAEFEMFNNKPMFRYNSYFGIHTVHYMDLVKTGGREKLPLFSIVISSLLTKAAKSAAGVKPDHPVLKTWAEGLFNRLDSLKFISWVGDDGFPLLVPLIQCQAASSSRLAFSPIAYGKELRDLRKGCPVAVFGLTMDMEDILVRGVFRGPARFGPAALGTVDIDWVYNSMPPTPGQIYPLKPLEPVTGF, from the coding sequence ATGGAAAGGTTCACCGAATTCACTGACTCGGACATGAAGGCCTTTGAACCGGAGGCCAAGGTGGGGCTCATCGCCACCGTCAATCAGGAGGGATTACCGCACATCACCCTGATAACGGCCATTCAGGCGCGGGGGCCGAAGGAGCTTATCTGGGGCCAGTTTTCCGAGGGGCTGAGCAAGAAGCATGTTTTGAACAACCCCCGGACGGCCTTTCTGATCATGACCCTGGACAAAAGCCTCTGGCGCGGTACGGCGTTGTGGAGAGAAAAGAGGAAAGAAGGGGCGGAGTTTGAGATGTTCAACAATAAACCCATGTTCCGTTACAACTCCTACTTCGGCATTCACACGGTGCATTACATGGACCTGGTCAAAACGGGTGGGCGGGAAAAACTGCCGCTTTTCTCCATCGTGATTTCTTCCCTGTTGACAAAGGCCGCAAAATCGGCGGCGGGTGTGAAACCTGATCATCCGGTATTGAAAACATGGGCCGAAGGTCTCTTCAACAGGCTCGATTCACTGAAATTCATCTCCTGGGTGGGTGACGACGGATTTCCGCTTCTCGTTCCCCTTATTCAGTGCCAGGCGGCGAGCAGCAGTCGCCTTGCTTTTTCACCCATCGCATACGGGAAGGAACTGAGGGACCTGCGCAAGGGATGTCCCGTCGCCGTGTTTGGACTCACCATGGATATGGAGGATATTCTTGTTCGCGGGGTCTTCCGCGGACCGGCGAGGTTCGGGCCGGCGGCCCTGGGGACCGTCGATATCGACTGGGTCTATAACTCAATGCCGCCAACGCCGGGACAGATATATCCCCTGAAACCCCTCGAGCCCGTGACCGGTTTTTAA
- a CDS encoding sensor histidine kinase, with the protein MQELSMHVLDIAENSVRAEAGVIRITLVEDTGTDTLTLEIDDNGSGMDEETLGRALDPFFTTKTVRKIGLGLPLLAHAAHLAGGDFSIESRRGRGTKVLAHFTLSHIDRQPVGNMAETMITLIAGHPSVDFLYRHEKDGRVFVLDPREIKEELEDIPINHAEVLEFVRRTIIEGLREIESCA; encoded by the coding sequence ATGCAGGAACTTTCCATGCACGTACTCGATATTGCCGAAAACTCGGTCCGGGCGGAAGCCGGGGTGATCCGGATAACACTCGTCGAAGACACGGGCACGGACACGCTGACGCTGGAAATCGACGACAATGGCTCCGGCATGGATGAAGAAACTCTCGGCAGAGCGCTTGATCCTTTCTTCACGACGAAGACCGTCAGAAAGATCGGTCTCGGACTTCCCCTGCTCGCCCATGCGGCTCATCTCGCCGGAGGAGACTTTTCCATTGAATCGCGGCGCGGACGAGGGACAAAGGTTCTCGCCCATTTCACGCTCAGTCACATCGACCGCCAGCCGGTGGGAAACATGGCGGAAACGATGATAACCCTGATAGCAGGACATCCGTCGGTTGATTTTCTTTATCGTCATGAAAAGGACGGTCGTGTATTCGTTCTTGACCCCCGAGAGATCAAGGAAGAACTCGAGGATATTCCCATAAATCATGCCGAGGTACTGGAATTCGTGAGAAGAACGATCATCGAGGGACTCCGGGAAATTGAATCCTGCGCATAA
- a CDS encoding glycyl-radical enzyme activating protein: protein MKAAKNTVCDQKAIILQIQRMSTEDGPGIRTTVFFKGCSLNCLWCQNPESISMKPEIQWMGTRCIGCLTCVHVCPKGALSADDAGIVIDRNLCDRCGLCTEKCPSTAMDLIGREWSLDALADEVQKDRVYFEKSGGGITLSGGEPAMQAQFAADFLAEMHRRGIHTALDTCGHCSRGTLEILLPHADLVLYDIKDIDPEWHRRFTGSSNERILENSILVARHMKELGRPESLWIRTPVIPDATAREENIRGIGRFIADNLHPAVQRWELCSFNTLCRDKYVRLNREWFFRDHDSLTAEFMERIAAIARDSGIDPALVHWSGPTKFESAPEPEGEAEPASKKAERRIGMET, encoded by the coding sequence ATGAAAGCAGCGAAAAACACCGTTTGTGACCAGAAAGCCATCATCCTCCAGATACAGCGGATGTCGACGGAGGACGGCCCGGGCATCAGAACCACGGTCTTCTTCAAGGGATGCAGCCTGAATTGTCTGTGGTGCCAGAATCCCGAGAGCATATCCATGAAACCTGAAATTCAATGGATGGGGACCCGGTGTATCGGATGCCTCACCTGCGTTCACGTCTGTCCGAAGGGAGCCCTCTCGGCCGATGATGCGGGGATCGTCATTGACAGGAACCTCTGTGACCGGTGCGGTCTCTGTACGGAAAAATGTCCCTCCACGGCGATGGACCTTATCGGCAGAGAGTGGTCTCTCGACGCCCTGGCCGATGAGGTGCAGAAGGACCGGGTCTATTTTGAAAAATCCGGTGGAGGGATAACGCTTTCAGGGGGAGAACCGGCGATGCAGGCGCAGTTTGCCGCCGATTTCCTTGCCGAGATGCACCGGCGGGGCATCCATACAGCCCTCGATACCTGTGGTCACTGCTCGCGGGGCACGCTGGAAATCCTGCTGCCCCATGCGGACCTGGTCCTTTATGATATCAAGGACATCGACCCCGAATGGCACAGGAGATTCACGGGCAGTTCCAATGAGCGTATTCTTGAGAACAGCATCTTAGTTGCGCGCCACATGAAGGAACTGGGGAGACCGGAATCATTGTGGATACGAACTCCCGTTATACCCGATGCGACCGCCCGTGAGGAGAACATCAGGGGCATCGGGAGATTCATCGCCGACAACCTCCACCCGGCGGTTCAACGGTGGGAGCTGTGTTCCTTCAACACGCTGTGCAGGGACAAGTATGTGCGTCTGAACAGGGAGTGGTTTTTCAGGGATCATGATTCACTGACGGCGGAGTTCATGGAACGGATCGCTGCCATTGCCCGCGACTCGGGAATCGATCCGGCCCTGGTCCACTGGAGCGGTCCGACGAAATTCGAGAGTGCCCCGGAGCCGGAAGGTGAAGCGGAACCCGCCTCGAAGAAGGCGGAGAGACGCATCGGGATGGAGACATAA
- a CDS encoding (2Fe-2S) ferredoxin domain-containing protein gives MPKLKIEDLKKIKERIHAENALREGERRVKVTVHMGTCGIAAGAREVMNSLMNEIEESGVSDVIVTTSGCMGLCSREPEVTVEILGQEPIVYEYMNANKMRQVFKRHILEGEVQTPFVLARGREKRD, from the coding sequence ATGCCGAAACTGAAGATTGAGGACTTAAAAAAGATCAAGGAGCGGATTCACGCAGAAAACGCCCTTCGGGAAGGGGAGCGGCGTGTAAAAGTGACGGTTCACATGGGTACCTGCGGCATCGCCGCCGGGGCCCGAGAGGTCATGAACTCCCTCATGAACGAAATCGAAGAATCCGGTGTTTCCGATGTTATCGTCACCACCTCGGGCTGCATGGGACTCTGCAGCAGGGAGCCGGAAGTGACCGTGGAAATTCTGGGTCAGGAACCGATCGTGTATGAATACATGAATGCAAACAAAATGAGACAGGTCTTCAAGCGACACATCCTCGAAGGAGAGGTCCAGACCCCCTTTGTGCTGGCGAGGGGAAGAGAAAAGAGAGACTGA
- a CDS encoding PHP domain-containing protein, with protein MIRGFKCDLHIHTCLSPCADLDMYPTALVEQAVSKGLDIIGICDHNASENVPYVLRAARGRDITVFPGMEITSREEVHIIGLFEKIDGLLALQELIYTSLKGMNREELFGCQPIVNELNEVEGFNERLLIGATGLSLQSVVNRIHDLRGIAIAAHIDRESFSVLGQLGFIPPDAGFDALEISRRTGIAEARKRFPELARFPFIESSDAHFIKDIGGGYTTAFMEKPTLDEFMMALKRMDGRYIRE; from the coding sequence ATGATACGGGGTTTCAAATGTGACCTGCATATTCATACCTGCCTTTCACCGTGTGCCGATCTTGACATGTATCCGACGGCCCTCGTTGAACAGGCGGTTTCGAAAGGTCTCGACATAATCGGGATATGCGATCACAACGCGTCGGAAAACGTTCCGTACGTTCTTCGAGCCGCCCGTGGAAGGGACATCACTGTTTTCCCGGGCATGGAAATAACAAGCAGGGAAGAAGTACACATCATCGGGCTCTTTGAAAAAATCGACGGGCTCCTCGCTTTGCAGGAACTGATATACACGTCTCTGAAAGGAATGAACCGGGAGGAACTCTTCGGCTGTCAGCCCATTGTGAATGAATTGAACGAAGTCGAAGGGTTCAACGAACGGCTGCTCATCGGAGCGACGGGCCTTTCACTCCAATCCGTCGTGAATAGGATACATGACCTTCGGGGGATCGCGATCGCCGCCCATATAGACCGGGAAAGCTTCAGCGTTCTCGGCCAACTCGGGTTCATTCCGCCCGATGCGGGCTTCGACGCCCTTGAAATATCCCGCAGGACAGGCATTGCGGAAGCCCGAAAACGCTTCCCTGAGCTGGCCCGTTTCCCCTTCATCGAATCATCGGACGCTCATTTCATAAAAGATATCGGAGGGGGATACACCACGGCATTCATGGAGAAACCGACACTGGACGAATTCATGATGGCGCTCAAGCGAATGGACGGACGATATATCAGGGAGTAA
- a CDS encoding TetR/AcrR family transcriptional regulator — MSGPRKRREKEKEQRRRAILKAARKLFFKKESHPVTVAKIAKKAQLSKGAIYLYFSSKEEIYAQLLLDDIEKFHIAVSDIFDKNDNASDILQDFSATYINFFLSDRELFRILMNFMLRENNLDFTSETHWRVIQETNRVISVTERIFQHGVDRGEFFIKEEDMWKARNALWGLLNGVLSLHLYIGKESLREERIRSNIEEGLKIFIQGLKKSL, encoded by the coding sequence ATGTCAGGCCCTCGAAAGCGAAGAGAGAAAGAGAAAGAACAGAGAAGGCGGGCGATCCTGAAAGCCGCCCGAAAACTTTTTTTCAAAAAGGAAAGCCATCCCGTAACAGTAGCAAAAATCGCCAAGAAGGCGCAGTTGAGCAAGGGAGCCATCTACCTCTACTTCAGCAGCAAAGAGGAGATCTATGCGCAGTTACTTCTCGATGATATCGAGAAATTCCATATAGCGGTAAGCGACATTTTCGACAAGAATGATAACGCCTCCGACATACTTCAAGACTTTTCAGCGACATATATCAATTTTTTCCTCTCCGACAGGGAACTTTTCAGAATCCTGATGAATTTCATGCTCCGGGAAAATAACCTCGATTTTACGTCAGAGACACACTGGCGGGTCATTCAGGAGACGAACAGGGTCATTTCAGTAACGGAAAGGATTTTCCAGCACGGGGTAGACAGGGGCGAGTTTTTCATTAAAGAGGAAGACATGTGGAAAGCGAGAAATGCCCTCTGGGGGCTTCTGAACGGAGTGCTCTCGCTCCACCTGTATATCGGCAAGGAATCTTTGAGAGAAGAGCGGATACGTTCAAACATCGAAGAGGGCCTGAAGATTTTCATCCAAGGATTAAAGAAATCCCTATAA
- a CDS encoding NAD(P)H-dependent oxidoreductase subunit E: MESEHNELLKDFTEEQITKLDEIIERYKGKPGGLIPVLEQAQETLGFLPVPIQRRVGRGLNIPISQVYGVVTFYSFFTMAPRGKHTVRVCLGTACYVRGGKKIAENLERIFGIKEGETTPDRMFTYETVRCLGACGLGPVVVVDEDVHGRVKPERVNDILKQYN; this comes from the coding sequence ATGGAATCTGAACACAATGAGTTGTTGAAGGACTTTACAGAGGAACAGATCACAAAGCTTGATGAGATAATTGAAAGATACAAGGGGAAACCGGGCGGGCTGATCCCCGTCCTCGAACAGGCGCAGGAAACGCTCGGATTCCTGCCGGTTCCCATTCAGAGAAGGGTCGGACGCGGTCTGAACATCCCCATCAGTCAGGTGTACGGCGTTGTCACCTTCTATTCCTTTTTCACCATGGCCCCCCGCGGCAAGCATACCGTCCGTGTCTGTCTGGGAACGGCCTGCTACGTCCGGGGTGGAAAGAAGATCGCTGAAAATCTTGAAAGGATCTTCGGCATCAAGGAAGGAGAGACCACCCCTGACCGTATGTTCACATACGAAACGGTCCGCTGCCTCGGCGCCTGTGGTCTCGGGCCGGTCGTGGTCGTCGATGAAGACGTCCACGGACGGGTCAAGCCCGAGAGGGTCAATGATATCTTAAAACAATACAACTGA
- a CDS encoding transcriptional regulator gives MTIRDIEEILDAVFLAGHDQADRKVEIAGSADMVSEFLKFARPGTLILTGLANIQIVQCSHVLDASGIVVVRGKTPSQEMLARAEGLRIPVLATRYTLFETSGRLYANGIVGCVNKL, from the coding sequence GTGACCATCAGGGATATAGAAGAAATTTTGGATGCGGTGTTCCTGGCGGGTCACGATCAGGCCGACAGAAAAGTTGAAATTGCCGGCAGCGCCGATATGGTGAGCGAATTTCTCAAATTCGCCAGACCGGGAACCCTGATTCTCACCGGCCTCGCAAACATCCAGATCGTGCAATGCTCTCATGTCCTTGATGCTTCCGGTATCGTGGTTGTTCGCGGCAAAACACCCTCACAGGAAATGCTGGCACGAGCTGAAGGATTGAGAATCCCCGTTCTGGCAACGCGGTATACTCTCTTTGAAACGTCCGGGCGTCTTTATGCGAACGGAATCGTCGGTTGCGTCAACAAGTTGTAA